The Streptomyces sp. DH-12 genome has a window encoding:
- a CDS encoding YbdK family carboxylate-amine ligase produces MTVRIGAEEEFHVLDAESGRLVPRAGLLLERLGTGPFTGELQQSAVESNSEVHDTLDGLYADLSGTRRRLAAAADAEGLAVVAAGTVPLARVTPRDVSDNPRFRHMADEYRRVAEEQLICSAQVHADVPDRDTAVRAMCLVSPWLPPLLALSASSPYWLGSDTGYASWRTMLWQRWPTAGPAGCYRDAAEYDAAVAELIGSGVISDTGMLYQDVRPSAHQRTLELRIGDACPRAETVVLIAGLFRALVRDACHRLERGADPRCDGHHEWLRAAGWRAARSGLEGPLVDPWTRRAAPAHLVLRRMLHRLRPALEASGDFDTVRDLLDEALDAGSAAHRLRRTVRESDLLTGIDLLVTETRGGRLPARAGARRPRPAVTTRHANGRPHAPLHPLTTPGTPG; encoded by the coding sequence GTGACGGTGCGTATCGGAGCAGAGGAAGAGTTCCACGTCCTGGACGCGGAGAGCGGACGACTCGTGCCACGGGCGGGTCTGCTGTTGGAAAGACTCGGCACGGGTCCTTTCACCGGCGAGCTGCAGCAGTCGGCGGTCGAGAGCAACAGTGAGGTGCACGACACCCTCGACGGGCTCTACGCCGACCTGTCCGGCACCCGGCGCCGCCTGGCCGCCGCGGCCGACGCGGAGGGACTGGCCGTCGTCGCCGCCGGCACCGTGCCGCTGGCCCGGGTGACCCCGCGCGACGTCTCCGACAACCCCCGCTTCCGGCACATGGCCGACGAGTACCGCAGGGTCGCCGAGGAGCAGCTCATCTGCAGCGCCCAGGTGCACGCCGACGTGCCCGACCGCGACACCGCGGTCCGCGCCATGTGCCTGGTCTCGCCCTGGCTGCCGCCGCTGCTCGCGCTGTCCGCCAGCTCGCCGTACTGGCTGGGCTCCGACACCGGCTACGCCTCCTGGCGCACCATGCTGTGGCAGCGCTGGCCCACCGCCGGCCCGGCCGGCTGCTACCGGGACGCCGCCGAGTACGACGCCGCCGTCGCGGAACTGATCGGCTCCGGCGTCATCAGCGACACCGGCATGCTCTACCAGGACGTCCGCCCCTCCGCCCACCAGCGCACGCTGGAGCTGCGGATCGGCGACGCCTGCCCGCGCGCCGAGACGGTCGTGCTGATCGCCGGACTGTTCCGGGCGCTGGTCCGCGACGCCTGCCACCGGCTGGAGCGCGGCGCGGACCCGCGCTGCGACGGACACCACGAGTGGCTGCGCGCCGCCGGCTGGCGCGCAGCGCGCTCCGGCCTGGAGGGCCCGCTGGTCGACCCGTGGACCCGCCGCGCCGCCCCCGCCCACCTGGTGCTGCGCCGCATGCTGCACCGGCTGCGCCCGGCGCTGGAGGCGTCCGGCGACTTCGACACCGTGCGCGACCTGCTCGACGAGGCCCTCGACGCCGGCAGCGCGGCCCACCGGCTGCGCCGGACGGTCCGCGAGTCGGACCTGCTGACCGGCATCGACCTGCTCGTCACCGAGACGCGCGGCGGACGCCTCCCGGCCCGCGCCGGCGCCCGCCGCCCGCGCCCGGCGGTCACCACCCGGCACGCCAACGGCCGGCCTCACGCCCCGCTCCACCCGCTCACCACCCCGGGCACGCCGGGCTGA
- a CDS encoding STAS domain-containing protein: MRPLTIVSSRTPAGPLLEVAGDLDHSNAQQLRRAAAGAVVSAGLMLVVDLGELGFCDSSGITALIAVRNHVVAAGAGLVLVAVPETLRRLLRLTGLDQVFDIRDGRRLQAD; this comes from the coding sequence ATGAGACCCCTGACGATCGTCTCGTCACGCACCCCCGCCGGCCCCCTCCTGGAGGTCGCCGGCGACCTCGACCACAGCAACGCGCAGCAACTGCGCCGGGCCGCCGCGGGCGCGGTCGTGTCCGCCGGGCTGATGCTCGTGGTGGACCTGGGCGAGCTGGGCTTCTGCGACTCCAGCGGCATCACCGCGCTGATCGCCGTGCGCAACCACGTGGTCGCGGCCGGCGCCGGCCTGGTCCTGGTGGCCGTGCCCGAGACGCTGCGCCGGCTGCTGCGCCTCACCGGCCTCGACCAGGTCTTCGACATCCGCGACGGCCGCCGCCTGCAGGCGGACTGA
- a CDS encoding SpoIIE family protein phosphatase, which yields MNGGGTDEPGAAAPGTRAAFSSLLEDSAEDLYESAPCGYLSTLMDGTIAKINATLLGWLGLSREEVVGRKRFSDLLTVGGKLYHETHFAPLLRMQGHLGGIALEMRTASGTRLPVLVTSTLKRGADGEPLLIRTTVFDATDRRAYERELLRARRAADEARKQAEADRAQLREALAVLQRSLLPATLPDLPGVETAGYYHTASPMELGGDFYDLFPLDDTRAAFFLGDVCGKGPQAAALTSLTRYTLRAAMIQDADPVADLRVLNRALMERYTGDDPRYCTAVAGVFERAEDTLRVRLASGGHPPALVLRADGGAEYLSTRGGMLVGVLPTAQFVETRTVLRPGDTLLLYTDGLTEARVGPDRQLYGDEALLEFAAARAPAGSRAFVEALTGLLRDFGDGLDDDTALLAIGVPATP from the coding sequence TTGAACGGGGGCGGCACGGACGAGCCCGGCGCGGCAGCGCCGGGCACCCGCGCGGCGTTCAGCTCCCTGCTGGAGGACTCTGCGGAGGACCTGTACGAGTCGGCGCCGTGCGGCTACCTGTCCACCCTGATGGACGGCACCATCGCCAAGATCAACGCCACCCTGCTCGGGTGGCTCGGTCTGTCCCGCGAGGAGGTCGTCGGCCGCAAGCGGTTCAGCGACCTCCTCACGGTCGGCGGCAAGCTCTACCACGAGACGCACTTCGCCCCGCTGCTGCGCATGCAGGGCCACCTCGGCGGCATCGCGCTGGAGATGCGCACCGCCTCCGGCACCCGGCTGCCGGTGCTGGTCACCTCCACCCTCAAGCGCGGCGCCGACGGCGAACCGCTGCTCATCCGGACCACCGTCTTCGACGCCACCGACCGGCGCGCCTACGAGCGGGAACTGCTGCGCGCCCGCCGGGCCGCCGACGAGGCCCGCAAGCAGGCCGAGGCCGACCGCGCCCAGCTGCGCGAGGCCCTGGCCGTGCTCCAGCGCAGCCTGCTGCCCGCCACCCTCCCCGACCTCCCGGGCGTGGAGACGGCCGGCTACTACCACACGGCCTCCCCGATGGAGCTCGGCGGCGACTTCTACGACCTGTTCCCGCTGGACGACACCCGGGCCGCCTTCTTCCTCGGCGACGTCTGCGGCAAGGGCCCCCAGGCCGCGGCCCTGACCTCGCTCACCCGCTACACCCTGCGCGCCGCCATGATCCAGGACGCCGACCCGGTCGCCGACCTGCGCGTCCTCAACCGGGCCCTCATGGAGCGCTACACCGGTGACGACCCGCGCTACTGCACCGCCGTGGCCGGCGTGTTCGAACGGGCGGAGGACACCCTGCGGGTCCGGCTGGCCTCCGGCGGCCATCCCCCCGCGCTGGTCCTGCGGGCCGACGGCGGGGCCGAGTACCTCAGCACCCGGGGCGGCATGCTGGTCGGCGTCCTCCCGACGGCGCAGTTCGTCGAGACGAGGACCGTCCTGCGGCCGGGCGACACGCTGCTGCTCTACACCGACGGCCTCACCGAGGCCCGGGTCGGCCCCGACCGGCAGCTCTACGGCGACGAGGCGCTGCTGGAGTTCGCCGCCGCGCGGGCCCCCGCGGGCAGCCGCGCGTTCGTCGAGGCCCTCACCGGTCTGCTGCGCGACTTCGGCGACGGCCTCGACGACGACACCGCGCTCCTCGCGATCGGCGTCCCGGCCACCCCCTGA
- a CDS encoding alpha/beta hydrolase, which produces MSILRRNNVRVTGAATGRPVVLVHGFGCDQNMWRLVEPLLAEDHPLVLFDYVGAGRSDLSAWREDRYSSLDGYARDVVEVCEELDLRDAVVVGHSVSSMTGVLAAAAAPERIGALVMVCPSPCYIDEDGYRGGFSAEDIDELLESLEANYLGWSAAMAPMIMGNPDRPELGEELTNSFCATDPDIARVFARTTFLSDSRKDLETVAVPTLILECEQDVIAPREVGAYVHAAVPGSELVTLDATGHCPQLSAPEATASAIRAFLSAGAR; this is translated from the coding sequence ATGAGCATCCTCCGCAGGAACAACGTCCGTGTCACCGGAGCCGCCACCGGACGTCCCGTCGTCCTCGTGCACGGCTTCGGCTGCGACCAGAACATGTGGCGTCTGGTCGAGCCCCTTCTCGCCGAGGACCACCCGCTGGTGCTCTTCGACTACGTCGGGGCCGGCCGTTCCGACCTGTCCGCCTGGCGGGAGGACCGTTACTCCTCCCTCGACGGCTACGCCCGCGACGTGGTGGAGGTCTGCGAGGAGCTCGACCTGCGCGACGCGGTGGTCGTCGGCCACTCGGTGAGCTCCATGACCGGCGTGCTGGCCGCGGCCGCCGCACCGGAGCGCATCGGCGCCCTGGTCATGGTGTGCCCCTCGCCCTGCTACATAGACGAGGACGGCTACCGCGGCGGCTTCAGCGCCGAGGACATCGACGAGCTGCTGGAGTCTCTGGAGGCCAACTACCTCGGCTGGTCCGCCGCCATGGCCCCGATGATCATGGGCAACCCGGACCGCCCGGAGCTCGGCGAGGAGCTGACCAACAGCTTCTGCGCGACCGACCCGGACATCGCCCGGGTCTTCGCCCGCACGACGTTCCTCTCCGACAGCCGGAAGGACCTCGAGACCGTCGCCGTCCCCACCCTGATCCTGGAGTGCGAGCAGGATGTCATCGCGCCCCGCGAGGTCGGCGCGTACGTCCACGCCGCCGTGCCCGGCAGCGAACTGGTCACCCTGGACGCCACCGGCCACTGCCCGCAGCTCAGCGCTCCCGAGGCCACCGCCTCGGCGATCCGCGCCTTCCTGTCCGCAGGAGCCCGTTGA
- a CDS encoding NAD(P)-dependent oxidoreductase: MQVGFIGLGVMGRPMALNLARAGTPLVVWNRTPGRCAPLREAGAEVAESPAEVFARAETVLLMLADEAAVDAVLGRGTPGFAARVAGRTVVHMGTTSAEYSAALEKDVRVAGGAYAEVPVSGSRVPAEQGRLVAMLAGDDSALASVRPLLAPMCRESFVCGPVPNALLMKLAVNLFLITQVTGLTEAFHFADRHGLDRARFLDVLDAGPMASSVSRMKAPKLLARDFAVQAAAADVLKNNRLIAEAARTAGVASPLLDVCHALFEETVAGGHGGEDMVAVLRALEARTDGSRAPGGGAA; the protein is encoded by the coding sequence ATGCAGGTGGGTTTCATCGGACTCGGAGTCATGGGTCGCCCCATGGCGCTCAACCTCGCGCGCGCCGGGACCCCGCTCGTCGTGTGGAACCGCACCCCCGGCCGCTGCGCGCCCCTGCGCGAGGCCGGCGCCGAGGTCGCCGAAAGCCCCGCCGAGGTCTTCGCGCGGGCGGAGACCGTGCTGCTGATGCTGGCCGACGAGGCGGCGGTCGACGCGGTGCTCGGCCGCGGCACCCCCGGCTTCGCCGCCCGCGTGGCCGGGCGCACCGTCGTCCACATGGGGACCACGTCCGCCGAGTACTCCGCCGCCCTGGAGAAGGACGTGCGCGTCGCCGGAGGCGCCTACGCCGAGGTTCCCGTCTCCGGCTCCCGCGTCCCCGCCGAGCAGGGGCGCCTGGTGGCGATGCTGGCCGGTGACGACTCCGCCCTCGCGTCCGTGCGCCCCCTGCTCGCCCCGATGTGCCGCGAGAGCTTCGTCTGCGGGCCGGTGCCGAACGCCCTGCTGATGAAGCTCGCGGTGAACCTGTTCCTGATCACCCAGGTCACCGGGCTCACCGAGGCGTTCCACTTCGCCGACCGGCACGGGCTCGACCGCGCCCGCTTCCTCGACGTGCTGGACGCGGGGCCCATGGCCAGCTCCGTCTCCCGGATGAAGGCGCCCAAACTGCTCGCCCGGGACTTCGCGGTGCAGGCCGCCGCCGCCGACGTGCTGAAGAACAACCGCCTGATCGCGGAGGCCGCCCGCACGGCGGGGGTGGCCTCCCCGCTGCTCGACGTCTGCCACGCCCTGTTCGAGGAGACCGTGGCCGGCGGGCACGGCGGCGAGGACATGGTGGCCGTGCTGCGCGCCCTGGAGGCCCGCACCGACGGGTCCCGGGCGCCCGGCGGCGGCGCGGCCTGA
- a CDS encoding TetR/AcrR family transcriptional regulator: protein MAGGERGPRERMVFSAAQLIRREGVGATGMREVAAHARAPRGSLQHYFPDGKEQLVNEAVGWAGRYAGNRVARFLAALPEPTPSGLFAEMVRQWTDEYETEGFDGGCPVAAATVDCVRTADSTRQAAEAAFTRWTGAVATALTDMGVPEERSRPLATLMISSLEGAILIARAERSVRALTTAVRELGPLLDAAVTAPGASGASGGTGGPGGTPVS, encoded by the coding sequence ATGGCAGGGGGCGAGCGGGGGCCGCGGGAGCGGATGGTCTTCAGCGCCGCCCAGCTGATCCGGCGCGAGGGGGTCGGCGCGACGGGGATGCGCGAGGTGGCCGCCCACGCGCGGGCGCCGCGCGGCTCGCTCCAGCACTACTTCCCCGACGGCAAGGAACAGCTCGTCAACGAGGCCGTCGGCTGGGCCGGCCGGTACGCCGGGAACCGGGTGGCGCGCTTTCTGGCCGCGCTGCCCGAGCCGACCCCGTCCGGTCTGTTCGCCGAGATGGTCCGCCAGTGGACCGACGAGTACGAGACCGAGGGGTTCGACGGCGGCTGCCCGGTCGCGGCGGCCACGGTGGACTGCGTCCGGACGGCCGACTCCACCCGGCAGGCCGCGGAGGCCGCCTTCACCCGGTGGACCGGAGCGGTGGCCACGGCTCTGACGGACATGGGCGTGCCCGAGGAGCGCAGCCGGCCGCTCGCCACGCTGATGATCAGCTCCCTCGAAGGGGCCATCCTCATCGCCCGCGCCGAGCGCAGCGTGCGCGCTCTGACGACGGCGGTCCGCGAACTCGGCCCCCTGCTGGACGCGGCGGTGACCGCGCCCGGGGCGTCCGGGGCGTCCGGAGGCACCGGCGGACCGGGCGGAACCCCGGTGAGCTGA